One Vigna unguiculata cultivar IT97K-499-35 chromosome 11, ASM411807v1, whole genome shotgun sequence DNA window includes the following coding sequences:
- the LOC114170490 gene encoding altered inheritance of mitochondria protein 3-2-like: MAFHYGVIAFVLLLTLELLHHHFPTSVISAESDNLTRRLHTVNESRKLNESDTQEGLPPSDTQTENVLQNTDAEIQITERGPQTSLMPPATQTQKNVSSKSNVKVNRIEIDPQTSLLPRPAQTHKNVSNNSNVEVNRIESDLPTQTLKNLSSNSNVEVNRTERDPQTSLLPPPTQTQKNVSNNSSINVNRTQNDARVPPPSSPTKNQKNVSSNSDLQEKKTQNDDPHDRPPIPPTQTEDANVTENTNIPRRKILSGLPIPPFPPPIQIERDVSINSNLEVNSNVEVQKTEESLSTNNTVLHNAVLDVAMVHDAMLHDEELHDEL; this comes from the exons ATGGCTTTTCATTATGGTGTCATCGCGTTTGTTCTCCTTCTTACATTAGAGTTGCTGCATCATCATTTTCCCACTTCTGTCATAAG TGCTGAAAGTGATAATCTCACACGTCGCCTGCACACCGTCAACGAAAGCAGAAAGCT gaaTGAAAGTGATACTCAAGAAGGACTGCCTCCATCAGATACTCAAACTGAGAACGTATTACAAAATACCGATGCAGAAATACAAAT aactGAAAGGGGTCCTCAAACTTCACTGATGCCACCAGCAACTCAAACTCAGAAGAATGTGTCAAGTAAATCCAATGTCAAAGTCAATAG GATTGAAATTGATCCTCAAACTTCTCTACTGCCACGTCCAGCTCAAACTCACAAGAATGTGTCAAATAATTCCAATGTTGAAGTCAATAG GATTGAAAGTGATCTCCCAACTCAAACTCTCAAGAATTTATCAAGTAATTCCAATGTCGAAGTCAATAG GACTGAACGTGATCCTCAAACTTCTCTATTGCCACCACCAACTCAGACTCAGAAAAATGTGTCTAACAATTCAAGTATCAACGTCAACAG gACTCAAAATGATGCTCGTGTTCCTCCACCTTCATCACCAACGAAAAATCAGAAGAATGTGTCAAGCAATTCTGATCTCCAAGAGAAAAA gACTCAAAATGATGATCCTCACGATCGTCCACCTATACCACCAACTCAGACCGAGGATGCCAATGTGACCGAGAATACCAATATCCCAAGACGAAA GATTCTCAGTGGTCTTCCCATACCTCCATTTCCACCACCAATTCAAATCGAGAGAGACGTGTCCATCAATTCCAATCTTGAAGTCAATTCTAATGTTGAAGTGCAAAA AACTGAAGAATCTTTGTCCACCAACAATACAGTGCTCCATAATGCAGTGCTCGA